A part of Agrobacterium vitis genomic DNA contains:
- a CDS encoding transglutaminase-like domain-containing protein — translation MKIRAGFRIGYECQQDTAMLLVLNIHPSRRTDLLQDQVLSFDRPIEAWGYFDSFGNACSRIVAPPGLTTISTEFEIYDGGLPDPVPENAWQHDIKDLPDDVLVFLLGSRYCDTDRLSDFAWKTFSFTPLGWPRVKAILDFVHNHISFNYQKADPLRTAFGGFTDQTGVCRDFAHLAVTLCRCMNIPARYCTGYLGDIGVPDDPNPMDFSAWFEVYLGGRWHTVDARHNKPRIGRILMAIGRDATDVALSTAFGPAILRQFDVTTIEI, via the coding sequence ATGAAGATACGCGCGGGATTTCGCATAGGTTACGAATGCCAGCAAGACACGGCTATGCTGCTGGTGCTCAATATCCATCCATCCCGCCGCACCGATCTTCTGCAGGACCAGGTCCTGAGTTTCGACCGGCCGATTGAGGCCTGGGGTTATTTCGATAGTTTTGGCAATGCCTGTAGCCGCATCGTCGCGCCACCGGGACTGACAACGATCTCTACCGAATTCGAGATCTACGATGGTGGCCTTCCAGATCCGGTGCCTGAAAATGCGTGGCAGCATGACATCAAGGATCTTCCCGATGATGTGCTCGTCTTTCTGCTCGGCAGCCGGTATTGCGATACGGATCGCCTGTCAGATTTCGCCTGGAAGACCTTTTCCTTTACCCCTTTGGGTTGGCCACGGGTGAAGGCGATCCTGGATTTCGTCCACAATCACATCTCCTTCAACTATCAGAAGGCGGATCCTCTTCGCACGGCGTTCGGAGGTTTTACCGATCAGACCGGTGTTTGCCGCGATTTTGCGCATCTTGCGGTCACGCTATGCCGCTGCATGAATATTCCGGCGCGTTATTGCACCGGGTATCTGGGGGATATAGGCGTGCCTGATGATCCGAACCCGATGGATTTCAGTGCATGGTTTGAAGTCTATCTCGGCGGTCGGTGGCATACGGTTGATGCCCGACATAACAAGCCCCGGATAGGCCGCATCCTCATGGCCATCGGACGGGATGCCACAGACGTGGCGCTTTCAACTGCCTTCGGCCCTGCCATCTTGAGGCAATTCGACGTGACAACCATCGAGATATAG
- a CDS encoding permease, with protein MDFMKLLKSLEELLYELVSWLLFYPLTMWRSVTRPLSMMRYADLELADRPEDQYDDTLSPPLFLLITLLLSQGLSTAFPSSYDTTVAAKELGSVSNLLIARGVLFGIYPLCMAVTLLRRKSVRITRSSLRPPFFSQCYVAAPFAFIIGLAFDLMFMPDGQGVLIGLLTLTAATLWYAQAEVRWFKQDLAIGELKAVGAFTLAFLAATVVAFLLAITIGLEAKNLTP; from the coding sequence TTGGATTTCATGAAATTGCTCAAGTCGCTTGAGGAATTGCTCTACGAGTTGGTGTCCTGGCTGCTGTTTTATCCTCTCACCATGTGGCGCTCGGTGACGAGACCTCTCAGCATGATGCGATACGCCGATCTCGAACTTGCCGACAGACCGGAGGATCAATACGACGATACCCTGAGCCCTCCCTTGTTCCTGCTTATCACGCTGCTTCTGTCCCAAGGGCTGTCGACTGCCTTTCCGTCCAGTTACGATACCACGGTTGCCGCCAAGGAACTGGGGTCAGTGTCGAACCTGCTCATCGCGCGTGGTGTGTTATTCGGGATTTATCCCCTTTGCATGGCAGTCACCCTTTTACGGCGCAAGTCGGTAAGGATCACCAGAAGCTCGCTACGCCCGCCCTTTTTCAGCCAGTGTTATGTCGCGGCTCCGTTCGCATTCATCATAGGTCTGGCGTTCGACTTGATGTTCATGCCCGACGGACAAGGTGTCCTGATCGGCCTCCTGACGCTGACTGCTGCAACACTCTGGTACGCGCAAGCCGAGGTTCGATGGTTTAAGCAGGATTTGGCTATTGGAGAATTGAAGGCGGTTGGCGCCTTCACTCTCGCTTTTCTGGCCGCGACAGTCGTGGCGTTCCTCCTGGCCATTACCATCGGCCTTGAAGCTAAGAACCTGACACCCTGA
- the paoA gene encoding aldehyde dehydrogenase iron-sulfur subunit PaoA, protein MSNSNQLDLSRRDLLISSAVTVVVTGAGERSVAAQPAGDKMKLTTPVTLNVNGARREIEVDNRTTLLDALREHLDLTGTKKGCDHGQCGACTVMVDGRRINACLTLAVMHDGDEITTIEGLGQPGNLHPMQAAFVKHDGFQCGYCTPGQICSSIAVLEEIKANIPSHVTSDLNGPAQLTAPEIRERMSGNICRCGAYSNIVDAISEVGGIKA, encoded by the coding sequence ATGTCGAACAGCAACCAACTGGATCTTTCCCGCCGGGATCTTCTTATCTCATCGGCTGTAACGGTCGTGGTCACGGGAGCCGGCGAAAGGAGCGTGGCAGCACAGCCTGCAGGAGACAAGATGAAATTAACGACACCTGTGACGCTAAACGTCAATGGAGCGCGTCGTGAGATTGAGGTCGACAACCGCACGACCCTTCTCGACGCGCTACGGGAGCACCTGGATCTCACGGGCACAAAAAAGGGCTGTGACCATGGTCAATGTGGAGCCTGCACCGTCATGGTCGATGGTCGGCGGATCAATGCCTGTTTGACCCTGGCCGTCATGCATGACGGCGACGAGATCACCACGATCGAAGGTCTCGGTCAGCCTGGCAATCTTCATCCCATGCAGGCCGCCTTCGTCAAGCATGATGGTTTTCAGTGCGGCTATTGTACGCCCGGGCAAATCTGTTCCTCCATAGCGGTCCTTGAAGAAATCAAGGCCAATATTCCGAGTCACGTGACGTCCGACCTCAACGGGCCAGCACAATTGACAGCCCCCGAAATTCGCGAGCGGATGAGCGGCAATATCTGTCGATGCGGCGCCTATTCCAACATTGTCGACGCCATTTCCGAAGTTGGAGGGATCAAGGCATGA